One part of the Vicia villosa cultivar HV-30 ecotype Madison, WI unplaced genomic scaffold, Vvil1.0 ctg.000189F_1_1, whole genome shotgun sequence genome encodes these proteins:
- the LOC131625146 gene encoding protein PAT1 homolog, whose translation MVDMDGFGGGGDVGGRPNNGDLRQLADVPTGGAVFDASQYAFFGKDAVQEVDLGGLEDNAHLPTSESNEEEFFFNREQDEDVRSLSDIDDLTTTFWKLNKVVSGPRNPGVIGERGSRENSTSDLAQREDVHSWFDQNAYDSEGSIDGKRWSSQPQSSLAHLQNSKSLYRTSSYPEQQRQDQNYHLQHCSSEPVHNWLDQQIYDIETAHDDKRWSSQPHTSIPHLHEPTSLYRTSSYPDKQPELTRFSSEPILVQKSSFTSYPPPGGRSQQGSPSQSTGHLNIPYHTGAAAQMALSSQNRSHFSNSALQLSGLNLGSHFGGNTRQFLSGSSSLNQRIQNQLINQAGLYPGDRSNLLNNMLQQQLQLHNGPVSPHLMNQLQQQHRLHHPVQQSAGYLSGFQSHLFNPHLSSSSSVSSKYDHRPKSSQKGKHSHRLSHQGSDASSQKSESCSLQFRSKHMTSDEIESILRMQLAVTQSNDPYIDDYYHQGRLAKKPSVAKLKHPFCPTQIKELPSRTRSSNDPHAFLQVDTLGRVSFSSIRRPRPLLEVDPPNSSVPGSSELKISEKPLEQEPTFAARVTIEDGLCLLLDVEDIDRFLQSNQPQDGGTQLRRRRQVLLEGLATSLQLVDPLGKNGHKVGLAAKDDLVFLRIVSVFKGRKLLAKYLQLLLPGSELMRIVCMTVLRHLRFLFGGLPSDPAAAVTTCNLAKVVCQCVRGMDLGALSACLAAVVCSAEHPPLRPVGSTAGDGASLILVSVLERATELLTDPHAACNYNMGNRSFWQASFDEFFGLLTKYCMSKYHSIMQSLLIQSTPNMDDIGSDAAKAISNEMPVELLRASLPHTDDRQRKLLLDFAQRSVPVVGFNSNSGGSGGLLNSETVLS comes from the exons ATGGTGGATATGGATGGATTTGGAGGTGGGGGTGATGTTGGAGGACGTCCTAATAATGGAGATCTTAGGCAATTGGCTGATGTTCCCACAG GAGGTGCTGTTTTTGATGCATCACAATATGCATTCTTTGGGAAAGATGCTGTCCAGGAAGTTGATTTGGGAGGTTTAGAGGACAATGCCCATTTGCCGACTTCTGAGTCTAACGAGGAGGAGTTCTTTTTTAATAGAGAACAG GATGAGGATGTAAGATCTCTTTCTGATATTGATGATCTTACGACCACCTTTTGGAAG TTGAACAAGGTTGTCAGCGGTCCAAGAAACCCAGGTGTTATTGGTGAACGGGGATCAAGAGAAA ACTCTACATCTGATTTGGCACAAAGGGAAGATGTTCATAGCTGGTTTGATCAGAATGCTTATGACAGTGAAGGTTCAATTGATGGAAAAAGATGGTCATCACAGCCCCAATCTTCTCTTGCCCATTTACAAAATTCAAAGtccttgtacagaacatcttcatatcCTGAGCAGCAAAGGCAGGATCAAAACTACCACCTCCAACATTGTTCTAGTGAGCCCGTTCACAACTGGCTTGATCAGCAGATTTATGATATTGAAACAGCTCATGATGACAAACGGTGGTCATCTCAGCCGCATACCTCCATTCCACACTTGCACGAACCAACAtccttgtacagaacatcttcatatcCAGACAAACAACCGGAGCTTACACGTTTTTCTAGTGAGCCAATATTGGTACAGAAGTCTTCATTCACTTCTTATCCTCCGCCAGGTGGTCGGTCTCAGCAGGGTTCTCCAAGTCAAAGTACAGGTCACTTAAACATTCCTTATCACACTGGAGCAGCAGCTCAGATGGCGCTATCATCTCAAAATCGTTCACATTTCTCCAATTCTGCTCTACAGTTGAGTGGATTAAACCTCGGGTCACATTTTGGTGGAAACACACGCCAATTTCTTAGTGGTTCCTCCTCTCTTAATCAACGAATACAGAACCAATTGATCAACCAAGCAGGGTTATATCCAGGAGATCGTTCCAACCTCCTCAATAATATGTTGCAGCAACAATTACAGCTTCATAATGGACCGGTTTCTCCTCACTTGATGAATCAATTGCAACAGCAGCACAGACTGCACCATCCTGTTCAGCAATCTGCAGGCTACTTGTCAGGTTTTCAGTCTCATTTATTTAACCCCCACCTTTCCTCTAGCTCATCCGTCAGTAGCAAGTATGATCATAGACCAAAATCATCTCAAAAAGGTAAACATAGTCATCGGTTATCCCATCAGGGTTCTGATGCCAGTAGCCAGAAGAGTGAAAGCTGTTCGTTACAGTTTCGCTCCAAACATATGACAAGTGATGAAATTGAGAGTATTCTTAGAATGCAGCTTGCTGTCACTCAAAGTAATGATCCATACATAGATGACTATTACCACCAAGGCCGTCTTGCGAAAAAACCTTCTGTGGCAAAGTTAAAACATCCGTTTTGCCCAACCCAAATAAAGGAACTTCCTTCACGAACACGTTCTAGTAATGATCCACATGCATTTCTTCAGGTTGATACCCTAGGGAGGGTTTCATTTTCGTCCATTCGTAGGCCTCGCCCTCTTCTCGAGGTTGATCCTCCAAACTCTTCTGTTCCTGGTAGCTCTGAGCTAAAGATTTCAGAAAAGCCTCTCGAACAGGAGCCTACATTTGCTGCTAGAGTCACAATTGAAGATGGTCTTTGTCTTCTTCTTGATGTAGAGGATATTGATCGTTTCCTACAGTCTAATCAGCCACAAGATGGTGGAACACAATTAAGACGAAGAAGGCAGGTCCTGTTAGAAGGGCTAGCTACTTCACTTCAACTAGTTGACCCGCTGGGAAAGAATGGACATAAGGTTGGGCTTGCAGCTAAGGATGACCTTGTTTTCTTACGGATTGTATCTGTCTTTAAGGGTCGCAAGCTCCTTGCAAAGTATCTTCAATTGCTTCTACCTGGTAGTGAGCTTATGCGAATAGTCTGCATGACTGTCCTTCGGCATTTAAGATTCTTATTTGGGGGTCTCCCCTCAGACCCTGCTGCTGCAGTGACTACATGCAACCTTGCCAAAGTTGTTTGCCAATGTGTCAGAGGAATGGATCTTGGTGCTCTTAGCGCCTGTCTTGCTGCAGTTGTTTGTTCTGCAGAGCATCCTCCTCTACGCCCTGTTGGAAGCACTGCTGGAGATGGTGCTTCCCTTATTTTGGTATCTGTTCTTGAGAGGGCTACCGAGCTTCTAACCGATCCACATGCAGCCTGCAACTATAATATGGGTAATCGATCGTTTTGGCAGGCCTCATTTGATGAATTCTTTGGCCTTCTTACCAAGTATTGCATGAGTAAATACCATAGTATCATGCAGTCCCTGCTTATACAAAGCACTCCAAATATGGATGACATTGGATCAGATGCTGCTAAAGCTATTAGTAATGAAATGCCTGTTGAACTCTTGCGTGCAAGCCTCCCTCATACTGATGACCGCCAAAGGAAGCTTTTACTGGATTTTGCCCAGCGATCTGTTCCTGTGGTTGGATTTAACAGTAACTCCGGAGGAAGCGGAGGTCTTCTGAATTCAGAGACAGTGCTAAGTTGA